A stretch of Campylobacter gracilis DNA encodes these proteins:
- a CDS encoding low molecular weight protein-tyrosine-phosphatase, which produces MRLLFVCHGNICRSPMAQSVMQNFINQSGLSERASVDSAATHTDEIGSPPYYETQRVLKEQKVPLVAHRAVQVTPADYERYDLILCMDDENMRSLGRIFRGKDMAKVKFLLEFEEGNFADCDALNFKGALKQTALNLKSGGSNLTASERLQIADPYYTRDFERCYADIKRGCEGLLRYIKNSDGIC; this is translated from the coding sequence GAGGCTACTTTTCGTCTGTCACGGTAACATCTGCCGCTCGCCGATGGCGCAGTCCGTGATGCAAAATTTCATTAATCAAAGCGGCCTAAGCGAGCGAGCGAGCGTAGATTCTGCGGCGACGCACACCGATGAAATCGGCTCGCCGCCCTATTACGAAACGCAGCGCGTGCTAAAAGAGCAAAAGGTGCCGCTCGTAGCGCATCGCGCCGTGCAGGTCACGCCCGCAGACTACGAGCGCTACGATCTAATTCTTTGCATGGATGATGAAAATATGCGCTCGCTGGGGCGAATTTTTCGCGGCAAGGATATGGCTAAGGTAAAATTTCTTTTGGAATTTGAAGAGGGGAATTTTGCAGACTGCGATGCGCTAAATTTTAAAGGCGCGCTAAAACAAACCGCCTTAAATTTAAAGAGCGGCGGTTCAAATTTAACCGCCTCCGAACGCCTACAAATCGCCGATCCCTACTACACGCGCGATTTTGAGCGCTGCTACGCAGATATCAAGCGCGGCTGCGAGGGGCTCTTGCGATACATTAAAAATTCAGACGGAATTTGCTAA